A single genomic interval of Syntrophales bacterium harbors:
- the obgE gene encoding GTPase ObgE: MKFIDEAKIYVKAGDGGKGCISFRREKFVPHGGPDGGNGGKGGDVIIKASDSRRTLLDLKYKTHYVVRHGGHGEGSNRTGRNSPDMEIIVPVGTVVKDAETGEVLADLTINGERCIVAKGGMGGRGNAMFATPTNQAPRYAQEGIKGEERWLKLELKLLADAGIIGLPNVGKSTFIAKVSAAKPKIADYPFTTLVPNLGVVRYGNFESFVIADIPGLIEGAHEGMGMGTGFLRHIERTAVLLHIIDISRESYSGAWQDFAVINRELALFSPTMMEKPQIVAINKIDLPVTRERIKKESATFAEKGIKVLPFSAITGEGISEVISEITKKLQITKVC, encoded by the coding sequence ATGAAATTTATTGATGAGGCAAAAATATATGTGAAGGCAGGCGATGGCGGGAAAGGTTGCATCAGTTTCCGGAGGGAAAAGTTCGTGCCCCATGGGGGGCCAGACGGTGGCAATGGGGGGAAAGGGGGCGACGTAATTATCAAAGCCTCCGATAGCCGTAGAACCCTCCTTGATCTAAAATATAAAACACATTATGTGGTAAGGCACGGCGGACATGGAGAGGGAAGCAACCGGACAGGCAGAAATTCTCCGGATATGGAAATTATCGTCCCTGTGGGTACCGTGGTCAAAGACGCCGAAACAGGCGAGGTCTTAGCTGACCTTACCATCAATGGCGAGCGGTGTATCGTCGCAAAGGGGGGCATGGGCGGCAGGGGAAATGCCATGTTTGCCACACCGACCAATCAGGCGCCCCGTTACGCCCAGGAAGGTATAAAGGGGGAAGAGCGCTGGCTTAAACTTGAACTCAAACTCCTCGCCGATGCAGGTATTATCGGTCTACCCAATGTGGGGAAGTCAACCTTCATTGCAAAGGTCTCAGCAGCGAAACCCAAAATCGCCGATTACCCCTTCACCACGTTGGTACCCAATCTCGGTGTTGTCAGGTATGGAAATTTTGAAAGCTTTGTCATTGCTGACATCCCCGGACTGATCGAAGGCGCCCATGAGGGAATGGGGATGGGAACAGGGTTTCTCCGTCACATCGAAAGAACAGCGGTACTGCTCCACATCATTGATATCTCAAGAGAATCATATAGTGGTGCCTGGCAGGACTTTGCCGTTATCAACCGGGAACTTGCCCTGTTCAGTCCGACCATGATGGAAAAACCCCAGATCGTGGCTATCAATAAAATTGATCTGCCTGTTACCAGGGAGAGGATAAAAAAAGAGAGCGCCACCTTTGCAGAAAAAGGCATAAAAGTGCTGCCTTTTTCGGCCATTACCGGTGAGGGAATCAGTGAGGTAATCAGCGAAATCACAAAAAAATTACAGATAACAAAGGTATGTTAA